The proteins below are encoded in one region of Vicinamibacterales bacterium:
- a CDS encoding M23 family metallopeptidase, with product MRCPAASRFCFGLALLLGVSGCVQDAERPRSGRPDIFLVSDTETIEGRIPRAATLASLLHDVRLRDDLVQRMVALSNALFDPRRLKADNRYRLERTVDGLLRSFECQIDTDRFLRIVGQSDERPVELKAELVAYHKQRALVSLRGEINEFAPSLFAAMEEAGEGPDLSVELADIFGGEIDFNSELQPGDEFSLTFEKIYREGQFSGYGGILAAEFSNSGRVLRAVRYTLPGGKPGYYDADGRSLRRFFLKSPLKFAASVSSGFSRARQHPILRIVRPHFGVDYRAPAGAPVVAVANGTVVAAGWSGEAGRLIHLRHASGYETLYMHLASISAGVRVGAHVSQGDVIGRVGMTGLATGPHLDYRVKKGGSYLNPLVVHRSLPPGEPIPPALLAQFRTARDRVLAWLVPSTRAATADGH from the coding sequence ATGCGTTGTCCAGCGGCCAGCCGGTTCTGTTTCGGCCTCGCTCTGCTTCTCGGCGTCTCAGGGTGTGTTCAGGACGCCGAACGGCCGCGATCCGGGCGGCCCGACATCTTCCTGGTATCGGACACCGAGACGATCGAGGGGCGGATTCCGCGCGCGGCAACGCTGGCGAGCCTGCTCCACGACGTCCGCCTGCGCGACGATCTCGTCCAGCGGATGGTCGCCCTCTCGAACGCGCTCTTCGACCCGCGACGCCTCAAGGCCGACAACCGGTACCGTCTCGAACGCACGGTGGACGGCCTGCTCCGCAGCTTCGAGTGCCAGATCGACACTGACCGGTTTCTGCGGATCGTCGGCCAGTCCGACGAGCGGCCGGTGGAGCTGAAGGCCGAGTTGGTCGCGTATCACAAGCAGCGCGCCCTCGTCTCGCTTCGCGGGGAGATCAACGAGTTCGCACCATCCCTCTTCGCGGCCATGGAAGAAGCCGGGGAAGGTCCGGACCTGTCCGTCGAACTGGCGGACATCTTCGGTGGCGAGATCGATTTCAACTCGGAACTGCAGCCAGGTGACGAGTTCAGTCTGACCTTCGAGAAGATCTATCGGGAGGGTCAGTTCTCGGGCTACGGCGGCATTCTGGCGGCCGAGTTCAGCAACAGCGGGCGGGTGCTCAGGGCGGTCCGCTATACGCTGCCCGGCGGCAAGCCCGGTTACTACGACGCCGACGGGCGGTCGTTGCGGCGGTTCTTCCTGAAATCCCCGCTGAAGTTCGCGGCGTCGGTCAGTTCCGGGTTCTCCAGGGCCCGCCAGCATCCGATCCTCCGCATCGTACGGCCGCATTTTGGCGTGGACTACCGGGCGCCAGCCGGCGCGCCGGTCGTCGCGGTGGCGAACGGGACAGTCGTGGCGGCGGGCTGGAGCGGGGAGGCCGGCCGGCTCATTCACTTGCGGCACGCCAGCGGGTACGAAACGCTCTACATGCACCTGGCATCGATCTCGGCCGGCGTGCGGGTCGGCGCGCACGTGAGCCAGGGAGACGTTATCGGCCGGGTGGGGATGACCGGCCTGGCGACCGGCCCCCACCTCGACTACCGCGTGAAGAAGGGCGGCAGCTATCTCAACCCGCTGGTCGTGCACCGGTCGCTACCGCCAGGCGAACCGATTCCCCCGGCACTTCTCGCGCAGTTCAGGACCGCACGCGACCGAGTGCTGGCGTGGCTCGTGCCCTCCACCCGGGCGGCGACGGCCGACGGCCACTGA
- the malQ gene encoding 4-alpha-glucanotransferase, translating into MPMISPSAHLRAGRHAGLLIPLFSMPSRQSWGIGEIGDIPLMAAWLRGAHQDLLQLLPINEMAVGQRSPYSAMTAMAIDPIFISVHAVEEFRAIGGEAGMTPDWRDRLMAARRAPAIDHATVRSVKAEALRAAFARFKREHWAPASSRAAALRAWSEDQSWWLSDYALYRALRAADRDRPWLEWPTALRDREPGALALARRDLRDEILYRQWLQWIADTQWCEAKELARPVSLMGDLPFMVDGDSADVWANAEAFRLDASVGAPPDAFSVTGQNWGMPAYRWDVMQRQDYRWLRERARRSAAIFDGYRVDHLVGFYRTYQFPLDGSPAHFSPALEDEQLRLGETVLTIFAEPGARIIAEDLGTVPDFVRASLARLDVPGYKVFRWERHWSKDGQPYRDPAAYPASSVATSGTHDTEPTAAWWDGLDDVERRKVLEAPGVAERLAAAGGRDARPTQSSQDTGSTQAFTPALRDIFLEVLFASGSDFLLLPIQDVFGWRDRINVPGSQGDRNWTWRLPWPIDDLASQPDARERCRALRAWTERCSRQITAFGAPDRKL; encoded by the coding sequence ATGCCCATGATCAGCCCCTCCGCTCACCTCCGTGCCGGCCGCCATGCCGGCCTGCTCATCCCGTTGTTCTCGATGCCCTCGCGTCAGAGCTGGGGCATTGGCGAGATCGGTGACATCCCGCTGATGGCCGCCTGGCTCCGCGGGGCGCACCAGGACCTCCTGCAGTTGCTGCCGATCAACGAGATGGCCGTGGGGCAGCGATCGCCGTACTCGGCGATGACGGCGATGGCAATCGATCCGATCTTCATCAGCGTGCATGCGGTCGAGGAATTCCGGGCGATCGGCGGGGAGGCCGGGATGACGCCCGATTGGCGCGACCGCCTGATGGCGGCCCGCCGGGCGCCAGCCATCGACCACGCGACCGTGCGGAGCGTGAAGGCGGAAGCCCTCCGGGCCGCCTTCGCGCGGTTCAAACGCGAGCACTGGGCGCCCGCATCGTCGCGCGCGGCCGCTCTCCGCGCCTGGAGCGAGGACCAGTCGTGGTGGCTCTCCGACTACGCTTTGTATCGGGCGCTCCGCGCCGCCGACCGCGATCGGCCGTGGCTGGAGTGGCCCACGGCGCTGCGCGATCGAGAGCCGGGAGCGCTCGCACTCGCCCGCCGGGACCTGCGCGACGAGATCCTCTACCGCCAGTGGCTCCAATGGATCGCAGACACGCAGTGGTGCGAAGCCAAGGAGCTGGCGCGGCCCGTTTCGCTCATGGGCGATCTGCCCTTCATGGTCGACGGCGACAGCGCTGACGTCTGGGCCAACGCGGAGGCGTTTCGACTCGACGCGTCGGTGGGCGCGCCGCCCGACGCGTTCAGCGTGACTGGCCAGAACTGGGGGATGCCCGCGTATCGCTGGGACGTGATGCAACGCCAGGACTACCGGTGGCTGCGCGAACGCGCGCGCCGGAGCGCGGCAATCTTCGACGGCTACCGCGTCGACCATCTCGTCGGTTTCTACCGCACGTACCAATTCCCTCTGGACGGCAGCCCGGCTCACTTCTCGCCGGCCCTCGAAGATGAGCAGTTGCGCCTCGGCGAAACCGTGCTGACGATCTTCGCCGAGCCTGGCGCGCGCATCATCGCCGAGGATCTCGGCACCGTGCCGGACTTCGTGAGGGCTTCGCTCGCGCGGCTGGACGTGCCCGGCTACAAGGTCTTCCGCTGGGAGCGCCATTGGTCGAAGGATGGCCAGCCCTACCGCGATCCGGCCGCATATCCGGCCTCATCCGTGGCCACCTCCGGTACGCACGATACCGAGCCGACGGCGGCTTGGTGGGACGGCCTCGACGACGTGGAGCGCAGGAAGGTGCTCGAGGCGCCTGGAGTGGCCGAGCGCCTGGCGGCAGCGGGCGGGCGGGACGCCCGTCCCACTCAGTCATCGCAGGACACCGGATCCACGCAGGCCTTCACGCCCGCCCTGCGCGACATCTTCCTCGAAGTCCTGTTCGCGTCCGGGTCCGACTTCCTGCTCCTGCCGATCCAGGATGTGTTCGGATGGCGCGACCGCATCAACGTGCCCGGGAGCCAGGGCGACCGCAATTGGACCTGGCGCCTGCCCTGGCCAATCGACGATCTGGCGTCCCAACCGGACGCGCGTGAACGATGTCGGGCCCTCCGTGCCTGGACGGAGCGCTGCTCGCGGCAGATCACAGCTTTTGGTGCGCCGGACCGAAAACTGTAA
- a CDS encoding PEGA domain-containing protein, which yields MNTSFFDDGFGRRSRGTDADGVQTESLRLCRELSDSPTTEAALVERAGRLAGFSHPAFPAVRRIERVQAPSGGLVIVADAVGGVRLSDVLRGAERRWAEPNHDAAVEVVRQVTAAIAALHRHSRDLAHGAIGPERIVLGPDGRSSVVDGVLGPALEGLQKGRTPLWTQFRVPVPSVAGFARFDQLTDVMQIGVLALALVSGRLLGRDEFPRSLLDLLAQASTADPLTARPVLSRSMRSWITRTFQLEPRSSFRTAIEAESALTEILGREPGCRPSPAAVRQYLEACLPESNAAPTPAEDDGRAGAPPRDGRRGESASETARQAERFATVRIFNATVPHPKPTASRTVAMLPAAAPAASSALDRRATRAVRTGAVSLDALQSVFRWMAGQMSWLNWMSVRAALRVAVVACGLMALFGVTYLGARGYLGLSGIAGGTGTLVVESRPSGASLIVDGFAKGATPATLQLSAGDHTIALHTSRGTTLVPVTVVAGTRKVERVEIRQRGRSPKSGLTPALPAARLQQ from the coding sequence ATGAACACTTCATTCTTCGACGATGGATTCGGACGACGGTCTCGCGGAACGGACGCTGACGGCGTCCAGACGGAATCACTCCGCCTGTGTCGCGAGTTGTCCGATTCCCCGACGACCGAAGCAGCGCTCGTCGAACGAGCGGGCCGCCTCGCCGGCTTCTCGCACCCGGCGTTTCCCGCGGTCAGGCGGATCGAGCGCGTGCAGGCACCGTCCGGCGGTCTTGTGATCGTCGCGGATGCCGTCGGGGGAGTGAGGCTGTCGGACGTGCTGCGTGGAGCCGAAAGGCGATGGGCCGAGCCGAACCACGACGCGGCCGTCGAAGTGGTCCGCCAGGTGACCGCCGCGATTGCGGCGCTCCATCGCCATTCACGTGACCTGGCCCACGGCGCGATCGGCCCCGAGCGAATTGTCCTCGGGCCCGACGGCAGGTCATCGGTCGTCGATGGCGTCCTCGGTCCGGCTCTCGAGGGCCTGCAGAAGGGACGCACGCCGCTCTGGACGCAGTTCCGGGTGCCCGTCCCCTCGGTCGCCGGTTTCGCGCGATTCGATCAACTGACTGACGTGATGCAGATCGGCGTGCTCGCGCTCGCGCTCGTGAGCGGCAGGCTGCTGGGCCGCGACGAGTTCCCACGCAGCCTGTTGGACCTGCTCGCACAGGCGTCGACGGCCGATCCCTTGACGGCACGTCCGGTGCTGTCGCGGTCGATGCGTTCGTGGATCACGCGGACGTTCCAGCTCGAGCCGCGTTCGTCGTTCCGCACGGCGATCGAGGCGGAGTCCGCGCTGACCGAGATCCTCGGGCGAGAGCCTGGCTGCAGGCCGTCGCCCGCCGCTGTTCGGCAGTACCTCGAGGCCTGCCTGCCCGAATCGAACGCGGCGCCGACACCGGCCGAGGACGACGGCCGCGCGGGAGCGCCGCCACGCGACGGGCGTCGCGGCGAGTCGGCCAGCGAGACCGCCCGCCAGGCCGAGCGGTTCGCGACCGTCCGGATCTTCAACGCGACGGTGCCTCATCCGAAGCCGACCGCCTCGCGCACGGTGGCGATGCTGCCGGCTGCGGCCCCCGCCGCCTCGTCAGCCCTGGACAGACGGGCCACGCGGGCGGTCAGGACCGGCGCGGTGTCTCTCGATGCCCTTCAGTCGGTCTTCCGCTGGATGGCCGGGCAGATGTCGTGGTTGAACTGGATGTCGGTACGCGCGGCGCTCCGTGTCGCCGTGGTCGCGTGCGGGCTGATGGCGCTGTTCGGCGTCACCTACCTCGGCGCACGCGGATACCTCGGGTTGTCCGGGATCGCGGGCGGCACCGGCACCCTGGTCGTCGAGTCACGACCCTCCGGCGCCAGCCTGATCGTGGATGGCTTTGCCAAGGGAGCGACTCCGGCCACGCTTCAATTGAGCGCCGGCGACCACACGATTGCGCTCCACACATCGCGCGGCACCACGCTCGTTCCAGTGACCGTCGTCGCCGGGACGCGCAAGGTCGAGCGCGTCGAGATTCGCCAGCGTGGCCGCTCTCCGAAGTCGGGATTGACGCCAGCATTGCCTGCGGCTCGACTCCAGCAGTAG
- the serC gene encoding 3-phosphoserine/phosphohydroxythreonine transaminase, which yields MSTTARIFNFAAGPAVLPLPALEEAQRDLVALPGVGMSVLEISHRSKVFEAIIGECEANIRKLANIPENYHVLFLQGGATTQFSMVPMNLLPAGQYADYIVTGAWSSKAVKEARKVGAVNVAFDNKAENYLRLPKKEEVKLTPNSAYVHITTNETIHGVEFHKLPDYFGDATVVADTSSHMFSRPLDIQKYGMIYAGAQKNIGPAGATLVIIRDDLVKKAAERPSYANLPVMLQYGTHVPEKSLYNTPPVFTIYMVGLVMKWLVSLGGLDAIDKINERKAGKLYAEIDRTGFFKGHAAKDCRSRMNVTFRLPNEELEAKFVKESKAAGLDGLKGHRSVGGLRASIYNAFPEEGVDALVSFMKEFEKKNG from the coding sequence ATGTCCACAACCGCCCGCATCTTCAACTTCGCCGCCGGCCCCGCCGTCCTGCCGCTGCCCGCCCTCGAGGAGGCACAGCGTGATCTGGTGGCGCTGCCCGGCGTCGGCATGTCCGTCCTCGAGATCAGCCACCGCTCGAAGGTGTTCGAGGCCATCATCGGCGAGTGCGAAGCGAACATCCGGAAGCTCGCGAACATCCCCGAGAACTACCACGTGCTGTTCCTCCAGGGCGGCGCGACGACGCAGTTCTCGATGGTGCCGATGAACCTGCTCCCGGCCGGCCAGTATGCCGACTACATCGTGACCGGCGCGTGGTCGTCGAAGGCCGTGAAGGAAGCCAGGAAGGTTGGCGCCGTCAACGTGGCGTTCGACAACAAGGCCGAGAACTACCTCCGCCTGCCGAAGAAGGAAGAGGTCAAGCTCACGCCGAACTCGGCCTACGTGCACATCACGACGAACGAGACGATCCACGGCGTCGAGTTCCACAAGCTGCCGGACTATTTCGGCGACGCCACCGTCGTGGCCGACACCTCGTCGCACATGTTCAGCCGCCCGCTCGACATCCAGAAGTACGGGATGATCTACGCGGGAGCGCAGAAGAACATCGGCCCCGCCGGCGCCACGCTCGTCATCATCCGTGACGACCTGGTGAAGAAGGCCGCCGAGCGGCCGTCGTACGCCAACCTGCCGGTCATGCTGCAGTACGGCACGCACGTGCCCGAGAAGTCGCTGTACAACACGCCGCCGGTCTTCACGATCTACATGGTCGGCCTCGTGATGAAGTGGCTGGTGTCGCTCGGCGGCCTCGACGCGATCGACAAGATCAACGAGCGCAAGGCCGGCAAGCTCTACGCCGAGATCGACCGCACGGGGTTCTTCAAGGGGCACGCGGCGAAGGACTGCCGGTCGCGGATGAACGTGACGTTCCGGCTCCCGAACGAGGAGCTCGAGGCGAAGTTCGTGAAGGAGTCGAAGGCGGCCGGGCTCGACGGCCTCAAGGGCCACCGGTCGGTGGGCGGCCTGCGCGCCTCGATCTACAACGCCTTCCCCGAGGAGGGCGTGGACGCCCTCGTGTCGTTCATGAAGGAGTTCGAGAAGAAGAACGGGTAG
- a CDS encoding pyridoxal phosphate-dependent aminotransferase — translation MIFSTRVPSNLTHNRLTEVELGLRARGVALVDLTETNPTRVGLAYPDGLLQPLGDPASLRYEPQPFGLPSAREAVAREYRGPGATVEPARVILTASTSEAYSFLFKLLCEPGDQVLVPVPSYPLFEYLTRLDLVDVRPYPLEYHGTWSVDLPALRSLVTPRTRAILVVSPNNPTGSVLGRADLDGLAGICAELDLALIGDEVFAEYLIDPRADMVRVLDQERALTFSLGGLSKSGGLPQVKLGWMIAGGPEALVDRALARLEIVCDAYLSVSTPVQQAAGALLAASRDVRQLIAARTIENLTTLTRLVLAYPACSLLRVEGGWSAVIRVPATQSEEQLVVDLLEHDHVLAHPGYFFDFPREAYVVVSLLPRPDEFGRGVRCLLARACP, via the coding sequence GTGATCTTCTCGACCCGCGTGCCGTCCAATCTGACGCACAATCGGCTCACCGAGGTCGAGCTCGGCCTTCGTGCGCGCGGCGTCGCGCTCGTCGATCTCACCGAAACCAACCCGACGCGCGTCGGCCTGGCCTACCCGGACGGATTGCTCCAGCCGCTCGGCGACCCGGCATCGCTCCGATACGAGCCTCAGCCGTTCGGTCTTCCCTCGGCTCGCGAAGCGGTGGCGCGCGAGTACCGCGGACCTGGCGCCACCGTCGAGCCGGCCCGCGTCATCCTGACCGCCAGCACGAGCGAGGCCTATTCGTTCCTCTTCAAGCTCCTGTGCGAGCCCGGCGATCAGGTTCTCGTCCCGGTGCCGAGTTATCCGCTCTTCGAGTACCTGACGCGCCTCGACCTCGTCGATGTCCGGCCCTACCCGCTCGAGTACCACGGCACCTGGTCGGTGGATCTGCCGGCACTTCGATCGCTGGTGACGCCGCGGACCCGGGCGATTCTGGTCGTCTCGCCGAACAACCCGACGGGATCGGTGCTCGGTCGCGCCGATCTCGACGGCCTGGCGGGGATCTGCGCCGAGCTCGATCTGGCGCTCATCGGCGACGAGGTGTTCGCCGAGTACCTGATCGATCCACGCGCCGATATGGTCCGGGTTCTCGACCAGGAGCGGGCGCTGACCTTCAGCCTTGGCGGCTTGTCGAAGTCCGGCGGCCTGCCGCAGGTGAAGCTGGGCTGGATGATCGCGGGCGGACCCGAGGCGCTCGTCGACCGGGCGCTGGCCCGGCTCGAAATTGTCTGCGACGCGTATCTGTCCGTGTCCACGCCGGTCCAGCAGGCAGCGGGCGCACTCCTGGCCGCGTCGCGCGACGTCCGCCAGCTCATCGCGGCCAGGACTATCGAGAACCTCACGACGCTGACGCGTCTCGTCCTGGCGTACCCCGCGTGCAGCCTGCTGCGCGTCGAAGGAGGGTGGTCGGCGGTCATCCGGGTGCCGGCCACGCAGAGCGAGGAGCAACTCGTCGTCGATCTGCTCGAACACGATCACGTGCTCGCACATCCGGGCTACTTCTTCGATTTTCCGCGCGAAGCCTACGTGGTCGTCAGCCTGCTGCCGCGGCCCGACGAGTTCGGCCGCGGCGTGAGGTGCCTGCTGGCGCGCGCATGCCCATGA
- a CDS encoding NAD(P)-dependent oxidoreductase, protein MKVLVADKFEKSGIEGLKATGCEVIFEPDLKDATLTEAIGKTGAEVLVVRSTQVTEPMIDAGKLKLIVRAGAGYNTIDVKAASKRGVYVSNCPGKNSIAVAELTFGLITALDRRIPDNVAELARGKWNKKEYSKAKGLYGATLGILGFGKIGQEVAKRAMAFGMNLVIWSEMGVTVDRDAIPVDLPLLLQVRPGAGALIEERITVVKTPGEVAEKCDILTIHLASSPLTKNIVNADVLGRLKPGAYVINTARADVVDYKALAKVVKEKNVRAGVDVYPGEPAGATADFTTEILGLPGVYGTHHIGASTDQAQEAIAAETVRIVKTFKETGRVPNVVNLVKKTPASYTMIVRHKDQPGVLACVFGKLGSAGINAHETENIVFESAEAAIARVNIDKEPPADMVESLKTCNGIIEVSVVALSAK, encoded by the coding sequence ATGAAAGTGCTCGTAGCTGACAAGTTCGAGAAGAGCGGAATCGAGGGACTGAAGGCGACCGGGTGCGAGGTCATCTTCGAACCGGACCTCAAGGACGCGACACTGACCGAGGCGATCGGCAAGACGGGTGCTGAAGTCCTCGTCGTGCGCTCCACACAGGTCACCGAGCCGATGATCGATGCGGGCAAGCTGAAGCTGATCGTCCGCGCGGGTGCCGGGTACAACACGATCGACGTGAAGGCCGCGAGCAAGCGCGGCGTCTACGTGTCGAACTGCCCCGGCAAGAACTCGATTGCCGTCGCCGAGCTGACGTTCGGGCTGATCACGGCGCTCGATCGCCGGATTCCGGACAACGTGGCGGAGCTCGCGCGCGGCAAGTGGAACAAGAAGGAATACTCGAAGGCCAAGGGGCTCTACGGTGCCACGCTCGGCATCCTCGGCTTCGGGAAGATCGGCCAGGAAGTGGCCAAGCGCGCGATGGCGTTCGGCATGAACCTGGTGATCTGGAGCGAGATGGGCGTCACGGTGGATCGCGACGCCATCCCGGTTGACCTGCCGCTGCTGCTCCAGGTGCGTCCCGGTGCGGGCGCCCTCATCGAGGAGCGCATCACCGTCGTCAAGACACCCGGCGAAGTGGCGGAGAAGTGCGACATCCTCACGATCCACCTCGCGTCGAGCCCGCTGACCAAGAACATCGTCAACGCCGACGTGCTCGGCCGCCTGAAGCCCGGCGCGTATGTGATCAACACCGCGCGTGCGGACGTGGTGGACTACAAGGCGCTGGCGAAGGTCGTGAAGGAGAAGAACGTTCGCGCGGGCGTCGACGTGTACCCCGGCGAGCCGGCGGGCGCGACGGCCGATTTCACCACCGAGATCCTCGGCCTGCCGGGCGTGTACGGGACGCACCACATCGGAGCGTCCACCGACCAGGCCCAGGAAGCCATCGCGGCCGAGACGGTCCGCATCGTCAAGACGTTCAAGGAGACCGGCCGCGTACCGAACGTCGTGAACCTGGTGAAGAAGACCCCCGCCAGCTACACGATGATCGTGCGCCACAAGGACCAGCCCGGCGTGCTGGCGTGCGTGTTCGGCAAGCTCGGGTCCGCCGGCATCAACGCCCACGAGACCGAGAACATCGTCTTCGAGAGCGCCGAGGCGGCGATTGCCCGCGTGAACATCGACAAGGAACCGCCGGCCGACATGGTCGAATCGCTCAAGACCTGCAACGGCATCATCGAAGTGAGCGTGGTCGCCCTGTCGGCGAAGTAA
- a CDS encoding DUF1015 family protein, producing the protein MSTIRPFNALRPLPANVDRVSAVPYDVVNTEEARAMAAGNPLSFLHVSRAEIDLPAATDPYSDAVYNRAHANFNALRANAPLVVEETPAVYFYRLKMGDHYQTGLAACYSVDEYDRDLIKKHEKTRRDKEDDRTRHISTLRAQTGPVFLTYRASKSVDAMAAKVTSGAPLFDFESADKVRHTIWAVTGADLDAVIEAFGELPCLFIADGHHRAASAGRTRKYLAEKSPDTNNAEADWMLAVAFPDNQTQILPYNRVVKDLAGHTPETFLAELNKRVSVADGAATPTKKGDVSMYLDGRWYALKLRTPAGSKDVGSTLDVSLLQDQVLSPLLNVGDPRTDKRIDFVGGIRGTGELEKLVKSGKAAIAFSLFPVGVDDLMRIADAGEIMPPKSTWFEPKLRDGLLTHLI; encoded by the coding sequence ATGTCTACCATTCGTCCGTTCAACGCACTGAGACCACTTCCGGCAAACGTCGATCGCGTGTCGGCCGTTCCATACGACGTCGTGAACACCGAAGAAGCGCGCGCGATGGCCGCCGGCAATCCTCTGAGCTTCCTGCACGTGTCGCGCGCAGAGATCGATCTGCCCGCGGCGACGGATCCCTACTCGGATGCCGTCTACAACCGTGCGCACGCGAACTTCAACGCGCTCCGCGCGAACGCCCCGCTGGTGGTGGAGGAGACGCCCGCCGTCTACTTCTACCGTCTGAAGATGGGCGACCACTACCAGACCGGCCTGGCGGCCTGTTACTCGGTTGACGAGTACGACCGCGACTTGATCAAGAAACACGAGAAGACCCGCCGCGACAAGGAGGACGACCGGACGCGCCACATCAGCACGCTGCGGGCGCAGACGGGGCCGGTGTTCCTCACCTACCGCGCGTCGAAGAGCGTCGACGCGATGGCCGCGAAGGTGACGTCCGGAGCGCCGCTGTTCGATTTCGAATCCGCCGACAAGGTGCGCCACACGATCTGGGCAGTGACTGGCGCCGACCTCGACGCCGTGATCGAGGCCTTCGGCGAGCTGCCGTGCCTGTTCATCGCCGACGGTCACCACCGTGCGGCGAGCGCGGGCCGCACGCGGAAGTACCTCGCGGAGAAGTCGCCGGACACGAACAACGCGGAAGCGGACTGGATGCTCGCGGTGGCGTTCCCCGACAACCAGACGCAGATCCTCCCGTACAACCGCGTGGTGAAGGACCTTGCGGGTCACACGCCCGAGACGTTCCTGGCGGAGTTGAACAAGCGCGTGTCGGTGGCCGACGGCGCGGCGACCCCGACGAAGAAGGGCGATGTGTCGATGTACCTCGACGGCCGCTGGTACGCGTTGAAGCTGCGGACGCCCGCAGGCAGCAAGGACGTCGGCAGCACGCTCGACGTCAGCCTGCTGCAGGATCAGGTTCTTTCCCCGCTGCTGAACGTCGGCGACCCGCGCACCGACAAGCGGATCGATTTCGTCGGCGGGATTCGTGGCACCGGCGAGCTGGAGAAGCTCGTGAAGAGCGGCAAGGCGGCGATCGCGTTCTCGCTGTTCCCGGTCGGCGTGGACGACCTGATGCGGATCGCCGACGCCGGCGAGATCATGCCTCCCAAGTCCACGTGGTTCGAGCCCAAGCTTCGTGACGGTCTCCTAACCCATCTCATCTAA
- a CDS encoding DinB family protein codes for MKRLLPLVLFAALLALPAAAQTAPPAGAAAPSPDGFTKIIKTSFDGITRFLAASAEKMPEAQFGFKPTPEVRSFGEILGHVANSQFSYCARIKGEKNPNEGNDIEKKTAKADLVKALNDSITYCSTAYADMTDAKALELLPVPPAPAGVAANRPAPAPAPKVRLLLGNITHDWEHYGNLVTYMRLKGIVPPSSEPRR; via the coding sequence ATGAAGCGTTTGCTGCCGCTCGTCCTGTTCGCCGCACTCCTGGCCCTGCCTGCCGCCGCGCAGACCGCACCGCCGGCCGGCGCCGCGGCGCCGAGCCCCGACGGTTTCACCAAGATCATCAAGACCTCGTTCGACGGCATCACGCGGTTCCTCGCCGCGTCGGCCGAGAAGATGCCCGAGGCGCAGTTCGGGTTCAAGCCGACGCCCGAGGTTCGGAGCTTCGGGGAGATCCTCGGCCACGTCGCGAACTCGCAGTTCAGCTACTGTGCGCGGATCAAGGGCGAGAAGAACCCGAACGAGGGCAATGACATCGAGAAGAAGACGGCCAAGGCGGACCTCGTCAAGGCGCTGAACGACTCGATCACGTACTGCTCCACGGCGTATGCCGACATGACCGACGCGAAGGCGCTCGAATTGCTGCCCGTGCCGCCCGCGCCGGCTGGCGTGGCCGCGAACCGACCCGCCCCGGCGCCGGCTCCCAAGGTCAGGCTGCTACTCGGCAACATCACCCACGACTGGGAGCACTACGGCAACCTGGTGACCTATATGCGGCTCAAGGGCATCGTGCCGCCGTCGAGCGAGCCCAGGCGCTAG
- the nadA gene encoding quinolinate synthase NadA, translating into MKDEGGTSPTLDLFEEIARRKRELNAIVLAHFYQEPDIQDIADVIGDSLALAQSAAKTQADVIVFCGVHFMAETAKILNPDKQVLLPDLAAGCSLADGCPAPEFERFVRAHPGHTVISYINCSAGVKALSDIICTSSNAERIIRQVPADRPIIFAPDQQLGRYLIKKTGREMLLWPGSCSVHVTFSERRLLRLKAEHPDALVLAHPECEERILRLADHIGSTTSILNYATASPASSYIVVTEPGIIHQMMKACPDKTFIPAPPENQCACNECPHMRLNTLEKVYRCMRDRRPEITLPETLRAQCLVPLQRMLDCG; encoded by the coding sequence ATGAAGGATGAAGGCGGTACCTCACCGACGCTCGATCTGTTCGAGGAGATCGCCCGGCGCAAGCGCGAGTTGAACGCGATCGTCCTCGCCCACTTCTACCAGGAACCCGATATCCAGGACATCGCGGACGTCATCGGCGACAGCCTCGCACTCGCGCAGTCGGCCGCGAAGACGCAGGCAGACGTCATCGTCTTCTGCGGCGTGCACTTCATGGCCGAGACCGCGAAGATCCTCAACCCGGACAAGCAGGTCCTGCTGCCCGATCTGGCCGCCGGCTGCTCCCTGGCAGACGGTTGCCCGGCGCCCGAGTTCGAGCGGTTCGTGCGAGCGCACCCGGGGCACACCGTCATCAGCTACATCAACTGCAGCGCGGGCGTGAAGGCGCTGAGCGACATCATCTGCACGTCGAGCAACGCCGAACGGATCATCCGGCAGGTTCCGGCCGATCGGCCGATCATCTTCGCACCGGATCAGCAGCTCGGTCGGTACCTGATCAAGAAGACGGGCCGCGAGATGCTCTTGTGGCCGGGGTCGTGCTCGGTTCACGTGACGTTCTCCGAGCGCCGGCTGCTGCGGCTGAAAGCCGAGCATCCAGACGCGCTCGTCCTGGCGCATCCCGAGTGCGAGGAGCGCATCCTGCGCCTGGCGGATCACATCGGATCGACGACCTCGATCCTGAACTACGCGACCGCCAGCCCCGCCTCCTCCTACATCGTCGTCACCGAGCCCGGCATCATCCACCAGATGATGAAGGCGTGCCCGGACAAGACATTCATCCCGGCGCCGCCCGAGAACCAATGCGCGTGCAACGAGTGCCCGCACATGCGGCTGAACACGCTGGAGAAGGTGTACCGTTGCATGCGTGACCGGCGACCGGAGATCACGCTCCCGGAGACCCTGCGGGCGCAATGTCTCGTGCCGCTCCAGCGGATGCTCGACTGCGGGTAG